Proteins encoded within one genomic window of Panicum virgatum strain AP13 chromosome 1N, P.virgatum_v5, whole genome shotgun sequence:
- the LOC120654443 gene encoding probable serine/threonine-protein kinase PIX13, protein MGNICGGSGKAHVAEDFRPSSPGTTMTSKTSGSITTSQSTTGKLSSVGSSFMASAGSRSTGSGFEEGGKYPDGQILEAPNLRTYTFMELKAATKNFRPDSVLGEGGFGRVYKGWVDEKTMTPTKNGTGMVVAVKKLNSESLQGYEEWQSEINFLGRLSHPNLVKLLGYCWEDKELLLVYEFMAKGSLENHLFRRGCAPLSWELRLKIAIGAARGLAFLHASEKQVIYRDFKASNILLDATYNAKLSDFGLAKLGPTGSNSHITTRVMGTHGYAAPEYVATGHLYVKSDVYGFGVVMLEMLSGQRALDPNRPNGQLSLADWAKPYLADRRKLARLMDPRFEGQYNSKQAFQAAQLTLNCLAGEPRSRPSMKEVVETLEQIESMKSRAREARGGGSGGSSRDRHHGRSGGAHQRSSPRAGGEPRGRGSRAANGHAGKAR, encoded by the exons ATGGGGAACATCTGCGGTGGCTCCGGGAAGGCTCATGTGGCCGAGGATTTCAGGCCATCTAGCCCAG GGACAACAATGACCTCCAAGACGAGCGGCAgcataaccaccagccaaagcACCACGGGAAAGCTCTCCTCCGTGGGCAGCAGCTTCATGGCTTCCGCCGGCAGCCGCAGCACTGGCAGCGGGTTCGAAGAGGGGGGCAAGTACCCCGACGGCCAGATCCTGGAGGCGCCCAACCTCCGCACCTACACATTCATGGAGCTCAAGGCGGCCACCAAGAACTTCAGGCCGGACAGCGTCCTCGGTGAAGGGGGATTTGGGAGGGTGTACAAAGGCTGGGTGGACGAGAAAACGATGACCCCGACCAAGAACGGCACCGGAATGGTTGTTGCCGTCAAGAAGCTCAATTCGGAGAGCCTGCAGGGGTATGAGGAATGGCAG TCAGAGATAAATTTTCTAGGAAGGCTCTCGCATCCgaatcttgtcaaactcttggGCTATTGCTGGGAAGATAAAGAACTGCTGCTTGTGTACGAATTCATGGCTAAAGGGAGTTTGGAAAACCATCTTTTCAGGA GAGGATGTGCCCCGCTGTCTTGGGAACTGAGGCTGAAGATAGCCATTGGTGCAGCTCGAGGACTTGCATTCTTGCATGCATCAGAAAAGCAAGTTATTTACCGTGATTTCAAGGCTTCCAACATCCTCTTAGATGCA ACTTACAATGCTAAGCTCTCCGACTTCGGCCTTGCTAAGCTCGGGCCAACTGGTAGCAACTCACATATCACAACCAGGGTGATGGGCACACATGGTTATGCAGCTCCAGAGTATGTAGCTACTG GCCATTTGTACGTGAAGAGTGACGTCTACGGCTTCGGAGTGGTGATGCTGGAGATGCTGTCCGGGCAGCGCGCGCTGGATCCCAACCGCCCCAACGGGCAGCTGAGCCTCGCCGACTGGGCGAAGCCGTACCTGGCCGACCGGCGGAAGCTGGCCCGGCTCATGGACCCCCGGTTCGAGGGCCAGTACAACTCGAAGCAGGCCTTCCAGGCGGCGCAGCTGACGCTCAACTGCCTGGCCGGCGAGCCCCGGAGCCGGCCGTCGATGAAGGAGGTGGTGGAGACGCTGGAGCAGATCGAGTCGATGAAGAGCCGCGCCCGGGAGGCCaggggaggcggcagcggcggctcgtCGCGGGACCGGCACCacggccgcagcggcggcgcgcaccaGCGGTCATCGCcccgcgcgggcggcgagccGCGCGGCCGCGGGTCCAGGGCCGCCAACGGCCACGCCGGCAAGGCGCGGTGA
- the LOC120654444 gene encoding sialyltransferase-like protein 4, translating into MAPRVAPAMRVLPLALAAAIFSGVAAILIYLSGLSSYGSARLSESDLAALAALQSRFSKCVDANGLGLKALSGKDYCRVVIQYPSNTVSKWTDPSTGKVEGLSFEFNLCEAVASWEQVRNSTTVLTKEYIEALPNGWEEYAWRRINKGNLLNKCQNRTLCMEKLSLVLPETSPYVPRQFGSCAVVGNSGDLLKTKFGDEIDSYDAVFRENGAPIQNYTEYVGTKSTFRLLNRGSAKALDKVVELDETKKEVLIVKTTIHDIMNQMIRELPITNPVYLMLGTSSSFGSSAKGTGVKALEFALSICDSVDMYGFTVDPGYKEWTRYFSEARKGHTPLHGRAYYQMMECLGLVKIHSPMRGDPGRTVKWLPTKDIIEAARVASEKLLRRPGAGSDSPLGTCTMIKKRKKGKAPNRSGLRDAAMKHIEYMKGATRYPLERSAGGGYLCMINDR; encoded by the exons ATGGCCCCTAGGGTTGCGCCGGCCATGCGGGTCCTccccctcgcgctcgccgcggccatCTTCTCCGGGGTGGCCGCAATCCTCATCTACCTCTCCGGCCTCTCCTCAT ATGGCAGCGCTCGCCTCTCGGAGTCGGACttggcggcgctcgccgcgctGCAGAGCCGCTTCAGCAAGTGCGTG GATGCAAATGGGCTAGGATTGAAAGCGTTGAGTGGAAAGGACTACTGTCGAGTTGTGATACAATACCCGAGCAACACAGTTTCCAAGTGG ACGGATCCGAGTACTGGAAAGGTTGAAGGTTTGTCATTTGAGTTCAATCTGTGCGAAGCTGTGGCCTCGTGGGAGCAG GTTCGAAACAGTACAACAGTACTCACAAAGGAGTACATTGAGGCTTTGCCAAATGGCTGGGAGGAGTATGCATGGCGCAGAATCAACAAAGGAAACCTTCT GAATAAGTGCCAGAACAGAACTCTTTGCATGGAGAAGCTCTCGCTAGTTCTTCCTGAGACATCACCATATGTGCCTCGCCAATTTGGTAGTTGTGCTGTTGTTGGAAACTCTGGCGATCTTCTTAAAACTAAATTTGGGGATGAAATTGATTCTTATGATGCCGTCTTCAGAGAAAATGGTGCACCCATCCAG AATTACACTGAGTATGTCGGTACAAAGAGTACATTTCGCCTTCTGAACAGAGGATCTGCAAAGGCACTGGACAAAGTTGTTGAGTTAGATG AAACGAAAAAGGAGGTATTGATCGTTAAGACGACAATACATGATATCATGAACCAAATGATTCGG GAACTTCCAATAACCAATCCAGTATACCTTATGCTAGGCACATCATCATCATTTGGTTCGTCCGCTAAAGGAACTGGGGTTAAAGCTCTTGAATTTGCTCTCTCCATCTGTGACAGTGTTGACATGTATGGCTTCACAGTAGACCCAGGTTACAAGGAATG GACAAGGTACTTTTCTGAGGCCCGAAAGGGTCACACGCCACTTCATGGTAGAGCATATTATCAAATGATGGAATGTCTTGGt CTGGTAAAAATCCACTCACCAATGCGAGGTGATCCTGGCAGGACAGTGAAATGGCTGCCTACCAAGGATATCATTGAAGCTGCTAGAGTTGCCTCTGAGAAATTGTTGAG GAGACCTGGGGCTGGAAGCGATAGTCCTTTGGGGACCTGCACCATGATAAAGAAGCGCAAGAAAGGGAAGGCACCAAACAGATCTGGTCTGCGAGATGCTGCCATGAAGCACATTGAGTACATGAAGGGTGCCACCAGGTATCCCTTGGAGCGCAGTGCCGGGGGTGGGTACCTCTGCATGATTAACGATAGATAG